The following coding sequences are from one Nicotiana tabacum cultivar K326 chromosome 1, ASM71507v2, whole genome shotgun sequence window:
- the LOC142164283 gene encoding uncharacterized protein LOC142164283 — translation MEWEQIKEELPLGEWKALTVGKQFGGLGIGNLKIQSKALRMKWLWRLSNEDQLLWGNNIKAKYGQEDKWMTKEVTTPYRFSPWRSIRSMWSELRDDSKIKVFDGNKTRFWKDNWHGVGILDVAFLEVFNLALH, via the coding sequence ATGGAATGGGAACAAATAAAGGAAGAGTTACCACTTGGTGAATGGAAAGCACTTACTGTTGGCAAGCAATTTGGAGGCCTAGGGATCGGGAACTTGAAGATTCAGAGCAAAGCTCTTAGAATGAAATGGTTGTGGAGGCTTAGCAATGAGGATCAACTCCTTTGGGGAAACAATATTAAAGCAAAATATGGACAAGAAGACAAATGGATGACTAAGGAGGTCACTACACCATATAGGTTTAGTCCATGGAGATCCATTAGATCAATGTGGAGTGAATTGAGGGATGACTCCAAGATCAAAGTATTTGATGGAAATAAGACTAGATTTTGGAAGGACAATTGGCATGGAGTTGGTATATTGGATGTGGCTTTTCTAGAAGTCTTCAATTTGGCCCTACATTAG